A part of Flavobacteriaceae bacterium GSB9 genomic DNA contains:
- a CDS encoding ABC transporter ATP-binding protein — translation MTAEIDNVELYFKEKRILSGIYLKAETGKVTAILGSNGSGKSCLLNIIFGSLIPKYKLIRLNGKPVLRPLYQKKLAAYLPQNHFTPQNLRVIEAFKLFNVSWDSFTKTFKHFEAYKNYKFKTLSGGERRLVETYIILKMQRNLILLDEPFSHLAPLYIEKLNQIIKEEKKHKAIIVTDHMYSQLIDISDDIYLLKNGNSKQINNIKELEYYKYLNAGTLT, via the coding sequence ATGACCGCTGAAATTGATAATGTTGAACTTTATTTTAAGGAAAAACGTATTTTAAGCGGTATTTACCTAAAGGCTGAAACAGGAAAAGTCACCGCTATTCTTGGTAGCAACGGCTCTGGAAAAAGCTGTTTGCTAAATATTATTTTTGGTAGCCTAATCCCGAAATACAAATTAATCAGATTAAACGGCAAACCCGTTTTAAGGCCATTGTACCAAAAAAAATTAGCAGCTTATTTACCCCAAAATCATTTTACTCCGCAAAACCTTAGGGTTATTGAAGCTTTTAAACTATTTAATGTTTCTTGGGATAGCTTCACTAAAACCTTTAAACATTTTGAAGCTTATAAGAATTACAAATTTAAAACCTTATCGGGTGGCGAACGCCGACTAGTTGAAACCTATATTATTCTGAAAATGCAAAGAAACCTAATATTATTAGATGAACCATTTTCTCATTTAGCACCGCTATATATCGAAAAATTAAACCAGATTATAAAGGAAGAAAAAAAACACAAAGCTATTATTGTAACGGACCATATGTACAGTCAACTCATCGACATATCTGATGATATTTACTTATTGAAAAATGGAAATTCAAAACAAATAAATAACATAAAAGAACTTGAATATTATAAATACCTTAATGCCGGTACTTTAACCTAA
- a CDS encoding Lacal_2735 family protein, which translates to MKRFDQIKNREDKLSKQYKSLVEQAYNFRQTDSALSDISEYKAIKLLNKLNKLKYFYRDQQKTAI; encoded by the coding sequence ATGAAAAGATTCGATCAAATAAAAAATCGAGAGGATAAACTGAGCAAACAATACAAATCTTTGGTCGAACAAGCCTATAACTTCAGACAAACAGACTCAGCTTTAAGTGATATTTCAGAATACAAAGCCATAAAACTTCTCAACAAGCTCAATAAGCTGAAATATTTTTACCGTGACCAACAAAAAACGGCCATTTAA
- the purU gene encoding formyltetrahydrofolate deformylase, which produces MNKITILIICKDRPNIIASVTNFISGNQGNIVYIDQHVDREQDIFFMRLESEFVDDTFDTEIFKAEFKANIADNFKMKWRIYSSEHKPKMALFISKYDHCLYDLLGRYNSGELNLEIPFIISNHDTLKPIADNFNIPFYHIPVTKDTKEAAENKQLELLEEHNIDFIVLARYMQIVSSKLIDKYTNKIINIHHSFLPAFVGAKPYHSAYKRGVKIIGATSHYVTEELDAGPIIEQDVTRVTHAHSISDLIAKGRDLEKIVLANAVKLHANRKVMVFNNKTVIFS; this is translated from the coding sequence ATGAACAAGATTACCATTTTAATCATTTGTAAAGACCGACCAAACATTATTGCTTCAGTAACCAATTTTATATCAGGAAACCAAGGAAATATTGTTTACATAGACCAACACGTAGATCGAGAGCAGGATATCTTTTTCATGCGCTTGGAAAGCGAATTTGTAGATGACACGTTTGATACAGAAATTTTTAAAGCAGAGTTTAAAGCCAATATTGCTGATAATTTTAAGATGAAATGGCGCATTTATTCTTCTGAACACAAACCCAAAATGGCCCTTTTTATTTCTAAATACGACCATTGTTTATACGATTTGTTGGGACGCTACAACTCGGGAGAACTTAATTTAGAAATTCCTTTTATTATCAGCAACCACGATACATTAAAACCTATTGCCGATAATTTTAACATCCCCTTTTACCATATTCCTGTCACCAAAGACACAAAAGAAGCTGCAGAAAACAAACAATTAGAACTTCTTGAAGAACACAATATAGACTTTATTGTACTTGCCAGATACATGCAAATTGTTTCGAGTAAACTAATTGACAAGTACACCAATAAAATCATCAATATTCATCATTCTTTCTTACCGGCATTTGTTGGAGCCAAGCCTTACCACTCGGCTTACAAGCGTGGTGTAAAAATTATTGGTGCCACTAGCCATTATGTAACCGAAGAATTGGATGCCGGCCCTATAATTGAACAAGATGTTACTCGGGTTACGCATGCACATTCTATTTCTGATTTAATAGCCAAAGGCAGGGATTTAGAAAAAATAGTTTTGGCCAATGCTGTAAAATTGCATGCGAACCGAAAAGTAATGGTCTTTAATAACAAAACGGTTATTTTTTCTTAA
- the prfA gene encoding peptide chain release factor 1, translating into MLEKLQIVKQRFDEVSDLIIQPDIISDQKRYVELNREYKDLRILMDKREQYIELTNNLAEAEEIIADGSDPEMVEMAKMQYDEAKEGIPKLEEEIKVLLIPKDPEDSKNAVVELRAGTGGDEASIFAGDLYRMYTKYCESKGWRVDTVDFSEGTNGGFKEIQFEVSGEDVYGTLKFEAGVHRVQRVPQTETQGRVHTSAATVMVFPEAEEFDVEINPKDVRIDYFCSSGPGGQSVNTTYSAVRLTHEPTGLVAQCQDQKSQHKNKEKAFKVLRSRLYDLELAKKQEEDAAKRGSMVSSGDRSAKIRTYNYPQGRVTDHRIGLTLYDLQNIVNGDIQKIIDELQLAENTEKLKASDDTI; encoded by the coding sequence ATGTTAGAGAAATTACAAATAGTAAAACAGCGTTTTGATGAGGTTAGCGATTTAATTATCCAGCCCGATATTATTTCAGACCAGAAGCGTTATGTTGAGTTGAATAGGGAGTATAAAGATTTGCGAATCTTGATGGACAAGCGCGAGCAATACATCGAACTTACCAATAATTTGGCTGAGGCCGAAGAAATAATAGCTGATGGGAGCGATCCAGAAATGGTTGAGATGGCCAAAATGCAGTACGATGAAGCCAAAGAAGGGATTCCGAAATTGGAAGAGGAGATAAAAGTGCTTTTAATACCCAAAGACCCTGAAGATTCTAAAAATGCCGTTGTTGAGTTACGTGCCGGTACCGGAGGTGATGAGGCGAGTATTTTTGCTGGTGATTTGTATAGAATGTACACTAAATATTGCGAAAGCAAAGGTTGGCGTGTAGATACGGTAGATTTTAGTGAAGGTACCAATGGTGGATTTAAAGAAATTCAATTTGAGGTTTCGGGTGAGGATGTTTACGGTACCTTAAAGTTTGAAGCTGGGGTTCATCGTGTGCAGCGCGTGCCACAAACCGAAACGCAGGGGCGTGTGCATACCAGTGCAGCAACGGTTATGGTATTTCCTGAGGCAGAAGAATTTGATGTAGAAATAAACCCTAAGGATGTGCGTATTGATTATTTCTGTTCGTCTGGTCCAGGAGGGCAATCAGTAAACACAACCTATTCAGCAGTACGATTAACCCACGAGCCTACAGGTTTAGTGGCGCAGTGTCAAGACCAAAAGTCGCAGCATAAGAATAAGGAAAAGGCTTTTAAGGTATTGCGTTCGCGCTTGTACGATTTAGAATTGGCCAAAAAGCAGGAAGAAGATGCCGCCAAACGAGGTAGTATGGTAAGTAGTGGTGATAGAAGTGCTAAAATTAGAACGTACAACTATCCGCAAGGCCGCGTTACCGACCATAGAATTGGGCTTACACTTTACGATTTGCAAAATATTGTTAATGGCGATATTCAAAAAATAATAGATGAGTTGCAATTGGCTGAAAACACAGAGAAACTGAAGGCCAGCGACGATACTATTTAA
- a CDS encoding DUF3078 domain-containing protein, with product MKYTLLALVCFSFHFTYAQPDSLFIKKVEEKYTGPKWVQENKATFDLSEVAFVNWNSGGTNSISGLLGFLSSANYSDKFFAWRNEARIQYGVNKQEAKEFRKTDDLFEINSNLGYRPNTKSNWFYSARLNFRTQVTNGYKYPNTDEPISTLMAPGYLFFGGGTEYGKEIEKVSLYFSPLTLKATFVLDENLANQGAFGVTPAVLDDEGNVVVPGERVRKEVGILLTNSYEMEVVENINLKNQLSLYSDYINNFGNVDIDWRLDFDFKVNQFVHATFGSHLRYDDDIKTKEPSKTEEGEFDEAGAKIQWKQFLGIGFAVDF from the coding sequence ATGAAATATACGCTATTGGCTTTAGTGTGCTTCAGCTTTCATTTTACATACGCCCAACCCGATTCTCTGTTCATAAAAAAAGTAGAAGAAAAATATACTGGTCCAAAATGGGTACAAGAAAACAAGGCCACTTTTGATTTAAGTGAAGTTGCTTTTGTTAACTGGAACTCTGGTGGTACTAATTCTATTTCGGGGCTTCTAGGCTTTTTGTCTTCCGCAAACTATTCCGACAAGTTTTTTGCTTGGCGTAATGAGGCTAGAATTCAATATGGAGTGAATAAGCAAGAGGCGAAAGAATTTAGAAAAACTGATGATTTGTTCGAAATAAATTCCAATTTGGGGTACAGGCCAAATACCAAATCTAATTGGTTTTATTCTGCTAGACTTAATTTTAGAACCCAGGTAACAAATGGTTACAAGTACCCAAATACAGACGAACCTATTTCTACTTTGATGGCACCAGGCTATTTGTTCTTTGGTGGAGGTACAGAATACGGAAAAGAGATAGAAAAGGTGTCGTTATATTTTTCGCCATTAACACTAAAGGCCACCTTTGTGTTGGATGAGAACTTAGCAAACCAAGGTGCTTTTGGTGTAACACCTGCGGTTTTAGACGATGAGGGTAATGTAGTCGTTCCCGGTGAACGTGTTAGAAAAGAAGTCGGTATTTTGCTTACCAACAGTTATGAAATGGAAGTGGTTGAAAATATTAATTTAAAAAACCAACTTAGTTTATATTCCGATTATATTAACAACTTTGGAAATGTAGATATAGACTGGCGATTGGATTTCGACTTTAAGGTTAATCAATTTGTTCATGCTACTTTTGGTTCACATTTACGATACGATGACGATATAAAAACCAAAGAGCCTTCAAAAACCGAGGAAGGGGAGTTCGACGAAGCGGGTGCCAAAATACAGTGGAAGCAATTTTTAGGCATAGGTTTTGCCGTAGACTTCTAA
- a CDS encoding DUF4197 domain-containing protein, with product MTRKILAFFFLLNLTACAELQQVVSQLPQGETIGNDQIASGLRQALDFGIDKQVTKLTQTDGFYKNELVKILLPEELQKVDKALRDIGLGNLADEGLKVLNRAAEDAVKEATPIFVDAVKGITFTDAKNILLGNDDAATQYLTSKTKTALYDKFNPVIKNSFSKVGADTIWNNLITKYNSIPFTNDVNPDLTDYVTVEALEGVYTMIAIEEKEIRTKLSSRTTDLLRKVFALQD from the coding sequence ATGACTCGTAAAATTTTAGCCTTCTTTTTTTTATTAAACCTTACGGCTTGTGCCGAACTGCAGCAAGTGGTTAGCCAACTCCCTCAAGGAGAAACCATTGGCAACGACCAGATTGCTTCTGGCCTAAGACAAGCACTTGATTTTGGCATAGACAAACAAGTAACCAAGCTTACCCAAACCGATGGCTTTTATAAAAATGAATTGGTTAAGATTTTATTACCCGAAGAACTTCAGAAAGTCGATAAAGCCTTACGTGATATTGGTTTAGGGAACTTAGCCGACGAAGGATTAAAAGTACTCAATAGAGCTGCTGAGGATGCCGTAAAAGAAGCTACGCCTATTTTTGTTGACGCTGTAAAGGGTATCACTTTTACCGATGCAAAAAATATCCTTTTAGGCAACGACGATGCCGCTACCCAATACCTAACTTCGAAAACGAAAACAGCCCTTTACGACAAATTTAATCCTGTTATAAAAAATTCATTCAGTAAAGTTGGGGCTGACACCATTTGGAACAACCTAATTACTAAATACAACAGTATACCTTTTACAAATGACGTTAATCCTGATTTAACTGATTATGTAACCGTAGAAGCCTTAGAAGGTGTATACACTATGATTGCTATTGAAGAAAAAGAAATTAGAACAAAACTGTCTTCAAGAACCACAGACTTGCTTAGAAAAGTTTTTGCATTGCAAGATTAA
- a CDS encoding adenosylcobalamin-dependent ribonucleoside-diphosphate reductase, with product MKAELAKTPRKTFTQEEAFNASLEYFNNDDLAARVWLNKYALKDSDGNIYELTPNDMHRRIAKEIARIETKYANPFTEDDVFSLIKDFKYIVPQGSPMAGIGNPFQIVSLSNCFVIGNAGQSDSYGGIMKIDQEQVQLMKRRGGVGHDLSHIRPKGSAVKNSALTSTGIVPFMERYSNSTREVAQDGRRGALMLSVSINHPDSEDFINAKLEQGKVTGANVSVRIDDSFMQAVKNDGEYVQKYPIFSENPKVTKRVDATSLWKKIVHNAWKSAEPGILFWDTIINESVPDCYADLGYKTVSTNPCGEIPLCPYDSCRLLAINLFSYVENPFTEEAAFNFELFKKHVAAAQRIMDDIIDLELEKIDKILQKIDEDPELDEIKATERNLWVNIQKKAQEGRRTGVGITGEGDMLAALGIQYGSETGNAFSLEVHKTIAIEAYRASVHLAKERGAFAIFDAEREKNNPFINRLKEADSKLYYEMLEYGRRNIALLTIAPTGTTSLMTQTTSGIEPVFMPVYKRRRKVNPNDKDVRVDFIDEVGDSWEEYVVFHHRFKQWMKVNNIDTSKNYSQEEIDGLIKKSPYYKATSNDVDWLSKVSMQGAIQKWVDHSISVTINLPSDVSEDLVGELYLKAWEVGCKGVTVYRDGSRSGVLISNDDKKEESAEDTLTTFPTKRPQVLEADVVRFQNNKEKWIAFIGLIDGKPYEIFTGLADDEDGILIPRWANSGLIIKNRNEDGTKRYDFQYKNKRGYKTTIEGLSHKFNPEFWNYAKLISSTLRHGMPIDKIVDLINSLQLDSESINTWKNGVVRALKRYVEDGTQAKGQQCDNCKSENLIYQEGCLTCKDCGSSKCG from the coding sequence ATGAAAGCAGAACTAGCCAAAACCCCACGGAAAACCTTCACCCAAGAAGAAGCGTTTAATGCGAGCCTAGAATACTTCAATAATGATGATTTAGCGGCTCGTGTTTGGTTAAATAAATATGCCTTGAAGGATTCTGATGGCAATATTTATGAACTTACTCCAAACGATATGCACAGGCGTATTGCTAAGGAGATAGCCCGAATTGAAACTAAATACGCTAATCCGTTTACCGAAGATGATGTTTTCAGTCTAATTAAAGATTTCAAGTATATTGTGCCGCAAGGTAGCCCAATGGCGGGTATTGGCAACCCTTTTCAAATTGTATCGCTTTCAAACTGTTTTGTTATTGGTAATGCTGGCCAATCAGATTCTTATGGTGGTATTATGAAGATTGATCAAGAGCAGGTACAGCTTATGAAACGTCGAGGCGGCGTTGGGCACGACTTGTCGCACATCCGCCCAAAAGGCTCTGCGGTAAAGAATTCGGCCTTGACTTCAACAGGAATTGTGCCATTTATGGAGCGCTATTCCAACTCAACCCGCGAGGTAGCACAAGATGGAAGACGCGGTGCATTAATGCTTTCGGTTTCCATTAACCATCCAGATTCTGAAGATTTTATAAATGCAAAATTAGAACAGGGGAAAGTTACTGGAGCTAATGTTTCGGTTCGTATTGACGATAGTTTTATGCAGGCCGTTAAAAACGATGGTGAGTACGTTCAAAAATATCCAATTTTTAGCGAAAACCCTAAGGTTACCAAACGGGTGGATGCCACATCGCTTTGGAAGAAAATTGTACACAATGCTTGGAAATCGGCCGAGCCTGGCATTTTGTTTTGGGATACCATTATTAACGAGTCGGTGCCAGATTGTTACGCCGATTTAGGCTATAAAACGGTATCAACAAATCCATGTGGTGAAATTCCGCTCTGCCCTTACGATTCGTGTAGGTTGTTGGCCATAAATTTGTTCTCGTACGTGGAGAACCCATTTACGGAAGAAGCGGCTTTCAATTTTGAATTGTTTAAAAAACATGTTGCCGCTGCGCAGCGTATCATGGACGATATCATCGATTTGGAATTAGAAAAAATTGATAAGATTTTACAAAAAATAGATGAAGACCCTGAGTTAGATGAAATAAAAGCAACAGAACGTAATCTTTGGGTCAACATCCAAAAGAAAGCGCAAGAGGGACGCAGAACAGGTGTGGGAATCACTGGAGAAGGCGATATGTTGGCTGCATTGGGTATTCAATATGGTAGCGAGACTGGAAATGCATTTTCATTAGAGGTTCACAAAACCATAGCCATTGAGGCCTATCGTGCTTCTGTACATTTAGCAAAAGAACGCGGTGCATTTGCCATTTTTGATGCTGAACGCGAAAAAAATAATCCGTTTATTAATAGATTGAAAGAGGCAGATAGCAAGTTGTACTACGAAATGTTGGAATATGGTAGGAGAAATATTGCGCTCTTAACCATAGCACCAACGGGTACTACCAGTTTAATGACGCAAACCACATCGGGTATCGAGCCTGTTTTTATGCCGGTTTATAAGCGTAGAAGAAAGGTAAACCCGAATGACAAAGACGTACGTGTTGATTTTATTGATGAGGTAGGAGACTCCTGGGAAGAATATGTGGTGTTCCATCACCGTTTTAAACAATGGATGAAGGTGAACAATATCGATACTTCTAAAAATTACTCGCAAGAAGAAATTGATGGATTAATCAAAAAATCGCCTTATTACAAAGCTACATCCAACGATGTCGATTGGTTAAGTAAAGTAAGTATGCAAGGCGCCATCCAAAAGTGGGTAGACCATTCTATTAGTGTCACCATTAATTTGCCCAGCGATGTTTCGGAGGATTTGGTTGGAGAGCTTTACTTGAAGGCCTGGGAAGTTGGTTGTAAAGGCGTAACGGTTTATAGGGATGGATCACGTTCTGGGGTCCTGATTTCCAATGATGATAAAAAGGAAGAGTCGGCTGAAGATACATTAACGACGTTTCCAACAAAGCGCCCTCAAGTTTTAGAGGCCGATGTCGTGCGCTTTCAGAACAACAAAGAAAAATGGATTGCTTTTATAGGTTTGATAGATGGAAAGCCTTATGAGATATTTACAGGTTTGGCAGATGATGAGGATGGTATTTTAATTCCGCGTTGGGCCAATAGCGGACTTATCATCAAAAATAGAAACGAAGACGGCACCAAGCGCTACGATTTTCAGTACAAAAATAAAAGAGGTTATAAAACTACAATTGAAGGGCTATCGCATAAGTTCAATCCTGAGTTTTGGAATTATGCTAAACTGATTTCAAGTACCCTGCGTCATGGCATGCCTATTGATAAAATTGTTGATTTAATAAACAGTTTGCAACTCGACAGTGAGTCAATCAACACATGGAAGAATGGCGTGGTTCGTGCCTTAAAACGTTATGTTGAAGATGGTACGCAGGCCAAAGGCCAACAATGTGATAATTGTAAATCTGAAAACTTGATTTACCAAGAAGGCTGCTTAACCTGTAAAGATTGTGGTTCTTCTAAATGTGGATAA
- the pyrF gene encoding orotidine-5'-phosphate decarboxylase: MTTTELVNQIHKKKSFLCIGLDVDLNKIPEHLLKEEDPIFAFNKAIIDATHHLCVAYKPNTAFYEAYGLKGWKALEKTINYLNENYPEIFTIADAKRGDIGNTSSMYAKAFFEDMAFNSVTVAPYMGKDSVEPFLAFKNKHTILLALTSNKGAFDFQTKTVDGKELYKQVVETSKTWENAQNLMYVVGATKAEYLAEIRQIIPDSFLLVPGVGAQGGSLQDVCKYGMNDAVGLLINSSRGIIYASKGEDYAEVAAEKARELQVEMAEILSA; this comes from the coding sequence ATGACGACAACCGAACTAGTAAACCAAATCCACAAAAAGAAATCCTTTCTCTGCATTGGATTGGATGTCGATTTAAATAAAATACCAGAGCATCTTTTAAAAGAAGAAGATCCCATTTTTGCATTTAATAAAGCTATAATTGATGCTACGCATCATTTGTGCGTAGCATATAAGCCTAATACGGCTTTTTATGAGGCTTACGGGCTTAAAGGATGGAAGGCTCTCGAAAAAACGATTAATTATTTAAATGAAAACTATCCAGAAATTTTTACCATCGCAGATGCCAAGCGTGGAGATATTGGAAATACAAGTAGCATGTACGCAAAAGCCTTTTTTGAAGATATGGCATTCAATTCGGTTACCGTAGCACCATATATGGGAAAAGATTCCGTTGAACCTTTTTTGGCGTTTAAAAATAAACATACCATTTTGTTAGCGTTGACTTCCAATAAAGGCGCATTCGATTTTCAAACCAAAACGGTAGATGGTAAAGAGCTTTATAAGCAAGTAGTGGAAACCTCAAAAACATGGGAGAATGCCCAAAATTTAATGTATGTGGTTGGAGCAACGAAAGCAGAGTATTTAGCTGAAATTCGTCAAATTATACCTGATAGCTTTTTGTTGGTGCCAGGAGTAGGCGCCCAAGGTGGAAGTTTACAAGATGTTTGCAAATACGGTATGAATGATGCGGTTGGTCTGTTAATTAATTCTTCAAGAGGTATTATTTATGCTTCAAAAGGAGAAGATTACGCCGAGGTAGCTGCTGAAAAAGCAAGAGAGTTACAGGTAGAAATGGCAGAGATTCTTTCAGCTTAG
- a CDS encoding helical backbone metal receptor, translating to MEVLDQLQRTVAIKSVPRRIVSLVPSQTELLCDLGLEDSLVGVTKFCVHPKNIMNQVTVVGGTKNIHLDKILVLKLDIILSNKEENTKEIVEACETICPVHVSDIYTISDSIELINQYGVLFDRQKEAEKMSTLIEAEVTDFKVFLENRRALHVVYFIWKSPWMVAANNTFINCLLELNKFTNLYKGKNRYPEIDFKTSGILKKTDVVLLSSEPYPFKEKHKKNIQVNFPNAKVILVDGEMFSWYGSRLLKAFRYFKTLRLNLESHLVY from the coding sequence TTGGAAGTTTTAGATCAATTACAAAGAACAGTTGCAATAAAAAGTGTTCCAAGGCGAATAGTTTCTTTAGTACCTAGTCAAACAGAGTTACTATGCGATTTGGGATTGGAGGATTCGTTAGTTGGTGTAACTAAGTTTTGTGTACACCCTAAGAATATAATGAATCAAGTTACTGTGGTGGGGGGAACCAAAAATATTCATTTAGATAAAATCTTAGTCCTTAAACTTGATATAATTCTTAGTAATAAAGAAGAAAATACTAAGGAAATTGTTGAAGCTTGTGAAACCATCTGCCCGGTACACGTTTCCGATATTTATACTATTTCCGATAGTATTGAGCTTATTAATCAATATGGTGTTTTATTTGATAGACAAAAGGAGGCCGAAAAGATGTCTACCCTAATAGAAGCAGAGGTTACCGATTTTAAAGTGTTTTTAGAAAATCGGCGAGCGCTACATGTGGTTTATTTTATCTGGAAATCGCCTTGGATGGTGGCAGCCAACAATACTTTTATAAATTGCCTTTTGGAGCTTAATAAGTTTACGAATCTTTATAAAGGAAAAAATCGCTACCCGGAAATTGATTTTAAAACATCAGGTATCTTAAAAAAGACTGATGTTGTTTTGCTGTCCAGTGAGCCTTACCCGTTTAAAGAAAAACATAAAAAAAACATCCAAGTAAACTTTCCTAATGCTAAAGTTATATTGGTTGATGGGGAAATGTTTTCTTGGTATGGCTCTAGGTTGCTAAAAGCATTTAGGTACTTTAAAACGCTCCGTTTAAATCTTGAGAGTCATCTAGTTTACTAG
- a CDS encoding AIR synthase-related protein, producing MGQEVSKRYAQRGVSASKEDVHSAIKNIDKGLFPKAFCKIVPDYLTNDDDYCLIMHADGAGTKSSLAYMYWKETGDVSVWKGIAQDALIMNVDDLLCVGATDNIMLSSTIGRNKNVIPGEVISAIINGTEELISELKGFGVTIHSTGGETADVGDLVRTIIVDSTVTARMKRDNVIDNANIKPGDVIVGLESFGQATYEKEYNGGMGSNGLTSARHDVFGKYLAQKYPESFDAAVPEDLVYSGSVKLTDAVKNSPIDAGKLVLSPTRTYAPIVKKILSKFNSDTIHGMVHCSGGAQTKILHFVDQLHIVKDNMFPVPPLFKLIQEQSKTDWKEMYQVFNCGHRMELYVAPEIAEEIIEISKSFNVNAQIIGQVEASKSKKLTIKSEFGEFNY from the coding sequence ATGGGTCAAGAGGTTTCAAAACGTTATGCACAACGCGGCGTTTCAGCATCAAAGGAAGATGTTCACAGCGCTATTAAAAATATTGACAAAGGTTTGTTCCCCAAGGCATTCTGTAAAATAGTGCCAGATTATTTAACAAACGACGACGATTATTGTTTGATTATGCATGCCGATGGAGCAGGAACAAAATCGTCATTAGCGTACATGTACTGGAAGGAAACGGGTGATGTTTCAGTTTGGAAGGGTATAGCACAAGATGCGTTAATAATGAATGTTGACGACTTGCTATGTGTTGGGGCAACAGATAATATTATGTTGTCTTCAACCATTGGAAGAAATAAAAATGTAATTCCAGGCGAAGTCATTTCGGCTATTATTAACGGTACAGAAGAGTTGATTTCAGAGCTAAAAGGTTTTGGTGTAACCATTCATTCTACTGGAGGTGAGACTGCCGATGTTGGCGATTTGGTAAGAACGATTATTGTTGATTCTACGGTTACAGCGCGTATGAAACGCGATAATGTTATAGATAATGCTAATATAAAACCAGGTGATGTTATTGTAGGCCTTGAAAGTTTTGGGCAGGCCACTTACGAGAAGGAATATAATGGCGGTATGGGAAGTAACGGACTTACTTCTGCACGTCACGATGTGTTCGGCAAATATTTAGCCCAAAAATACCCCGAAAGTTTTGATGCAGCAGTACCTGAAGATTTGGTGTATTCAGGCAGCGTAAAACTAACAGATGCTGTTAAAAATTCTCCTATCGATGCTGGAAAATTGGTGTTGTCGCCAACCAGGACCTATGCACCGATAGTCAAAAAAATCTTATCAAAATTTAATAGTGATACCATTCACGGGATGGTGCATTGTTCGGGAGGGGCACAGACCAAAATATTACATTTTGTTGATCAACTTCATATTGTAAAAGATAATATGTTCCCCGTTCCGCCATTGTTCAAGTTAATCCAGGAGCAATCTAAAACCGACTGGAAAGAAATGTACCAAGTTTTTAACTGTGGTCATAGAATGGAGCTTTATGTAGCCCCCGAAATAGCAGAAGAGATTATAGAGATTTCTAAATCTTTTAATGTAAATGCCCAAATTATAGGGCAGGTAGAAGCATCAAAATCTAAAAAGCTGACAATAAAATCGGAGTTTGGTGAGTTTAACTACTAA